The Elusimicrobium sp. DNA window TTTTCTTGGCATGGTTATAAGGCCAAAAGGCAAGAGCGGCCCCCAAAAGGGAAAGTGCGGCAAAATTTACATAAATCTGTTCGTTGGGCAAGGCTACCACGGTCAGCCCCAGAGTACAAATAATTACTTGGCTGATGCACAACCCGTCTTGAATATCAAGCAAGTTAAATGCGTTGGTGAGGCCCATGACCCACAAAAAAGTAAGGGGGTAGGAAAGCCAGGGCGACTCAAAAATATGGATAGATACATCGTAGTAAATGAGGGCAGCGGTGGCCGTAGCCTGAAGGAGCAGTTTAAGGGAAATACTTAGTCCGCGCGGTTTTCTTAAATCGTCCAGTAACCCCATTATAAAAATGAGGAGCCCGCCGATAAACAGACCTCTTAAATTATGCAGTGTCCCGCTGGGAAAAGCGGTGATAAAGCGAATCAGTACCAAACTGCCCAATACCCCGATAAAAATGCCGCTTCCGCCCAACACGGGCACGGCCCGGGCGTGTGTTTTAAGCCCGCCGGGAGCATCTAAAAAGAATTTTTTTAAGTATCGGTACATAAGCGGCAAGGATAGGGCCGTCAGCAGAAAGGAAGTTCCCGCACTTATGAGATAAAGGACAAAAGTATTCATAATATCTATAATATCATAATAAGGAGGAAGTTTATGCTTAAAAAATTTGTAATTTTTTCTACGGCATTTTTGCTTTGTGCGTGTGCGGGCGGGCAAATCAAACAAGGGGGGGGAACCAGCCGTCCTCTTAAAAAAGTAAATTATTTTGAACAAGGGCACACCCAAGCGGCTTTTAAGGTAATAGGGCAGATGAACGAAGATTATTTGGAAGGCGTTTTGCGGATAAAAAAGATAGGGGAAGAAGATTATGATGTGATGGTGATGACGGGCGCGGCATACCGCCTGTTGCATGCTGTCGTGAGCCCGGAAGGGATTGCCTTTCGCTATCTTTTCAAAGAGGCCGACACGGCCCCCGTGCGTGCCCGTATCGAGCAACTCTTGCATTTGTTGGTGTCCGACCCCGGCACTTACAAAAACCGCCGAAATAAAAGAGGCCAAACGGTGGCTACTTACGAAGGAAACGGCCTTAAAACCCGTTTGATTTATAACGAAGGGAACGACTACCCCGCGCAAGCCCAGTCCGTAACCCTTCTTAATACGGCTAACTTGTTTTATGAGGAGTATGCCCCGTCCAATGCTGAGGGTGATGCCCAAATCCCGCATGCTCTTACTTACAAGGACGGTAACATTACCTTGGATATGCGCCTGATTAGTTTGAGATAGAAAGCAAATAAAAAAAAGGGCCCCTGCAAAGGGGCCTTTTTTATGGATAAATTATTTATTCTTCGTTTTAAGGATAAACCACATGCACAGGGGATAAAGCGTTAAGAGGGTACATTTGGCGTGCAGAGAATAAGCAGGATAATGTTTGCCTGCGTAGTAACTAAGGACGGCCGTTGCCACACAAACAAAAGCGATAGAGGCCAATTTTTTGTACTCATACGCAATCGGGTACACCTTGTGAGTGAAAATAAACAACGCCGCCGCCATAGAGGCGTAACTCAGCGCTACGGCCCAGCCGGCCCCCACAATACCCATTTTCGGCACCAGCGCGAGGTTGGTGGAGATGCTGACCGCGGCTCCCAAAAGCGTTATCCACATAAGTACGCGTGTTTTTTTGGTAAGCACGGGGCCCACCATAAAGTTGATATAAAGCCCGTAGAAAAAATACCCCGTAAGCACCAACGGAATAACGGATAACCCGCCCCAGTAATCGGGGGAAATAAGATGAAAATTTCCAAATAGGTTGCTTTGGATAATAATGGGCATCAAGAGCGAAAGCCCCAACAAAAACCAACTGGCAAGTGCCGAAAAATAAGAGAGCACTTTGGAAAAAGTATCTTGTGCGTCTGCATCTTTGGCATGGGCCAGGAAAAACGGCCGCCAGGCTTGGTCAAACATGGACACAAGCAACATCATAAATACGCCTATTTTGAAGTTGGCCTGATAAATACCCACCTGTTCCGTACCCACCAGGTGTACCAAAATCGGTTTGTCGATTACACTGACGAGTAAACTGGCCAAACCCGAAGGCACAAACGGCCAAGCAAATGCGAATAATTCTTTTTCCAGTTTCAGGTCAAAGCGGAAGCAAAAGCCTTGTTTTAGTTCTTGCCAAAGTACGGGTGAGAGTAAAATTAAAGAAGCAAGAGAAGCAAAAATGTTCGCCCACAAAATAGAGGCCGGCCCTTTTTTTAGTACCGCAATAAATAAAATGTTTCCCAATACATTGACTACAATAGAGGCCGTCCGCACCCCGGCAAAATACCAGGCACGCCGTTCCAAACGCAGTTTGGTAAAGGGGATCATATTCAGTACATCTAAAAACAAGATAGCGGCGGCCAAGCGGATAAGCCCATAGGACTCTTGCGGCAGGCCGATAAGGGCTGTTACGGGTTTGCTGCAGAAATAGAGGAGTCCTCCCAAGAGAAGTCCGTTTAATAAGACCCCGTAAAAACATTGGCGAAAGACTTTGTTTTTATCCTGCGCCTCGCTTGCAAAACGCAGGTAACTTTGGTCCATGCCGAAAAGAAACACGACACTTAACAGCGCAATCGCCGCGAAAACAGTTGCAATTTCGCCGTATTGGCCGGGGAGCAGATAGTAAGTATAAAACGGAACTAAACAAAAATTGAGCAACCTTGCCAGTACGGTAGAGGTGCCATAAATAAGGGTTTCTTTGCCAAGCCGTTTAATATCTTTTGCCATAAAACGAAAAAAGCCCCGCGCGGTTTTATTCCCGCGCGGGACATATTATTTTTAGATTTTTACAAACAAGGTTTCCAGCATCTTTTTGAATTTGCCTTCAATCTTTTTGCTTTCGCGCACGGTTTGTTCGTGAGAAAGCGGTTCTTTGGCAATGCCGCAACCCATGTTGGTTACCCAGGCAAGGCCCAAAACCAAAATGCCGCAATGGCGGGCTACCAGCACTTCCGGTACGACGGACATACCTACTACCGTGGCACCCCATTTTTTGAACATTTTAATTTCGGCCGGGGTTTCGAAGTTCGGGCCGGTGGTGGCCAAATAAACCCCTTCGCCCGCTACGGCACCGGCTTTTTTAGCCGCAGCCAAAGCGTATTTGCGCATGGTTTTATCGTACGCTTCGGACAAATCGTAGAACATGGGGCCGAAGGCCGGTTCGTGGTTGCCGATTAACGGGTTGGAACCCAGGAAGTTAATGTGGTCTTTTAATACACACACGGAGCCGGGTTTTAATTTCATATCCAAGGAACCGACGGCGGCGGAAACAATCAGTTTTTCTACGCCCAAAAGTTTTAAGGTGCGGATAGAAATGGCCAAATCTTTCATCGGGTGGCCTTCGTAATAGTGAAAGCGGCCTTGCATCACAACAATGTTGCGGCCTTTGTAAACCCCAAAGATTAAGTTGCCGGTATGCCCGGGGACAGTGCTTTGCAAGAAACCGGGAATAGAACTATAGGGAATTTTGATTTCTTTTTCCAGGGGAGGAATAGAGCCCGCCAAACCGGAGCCTGTGATGAGGGCAATTTCGGGTTTGAAATTTTTAGTCTTTTTAAGGATATATGCGGCGGCTTTTTTTACTTGTTGCAGTTGGGTCATAACTTTTCTCCATGGGTTTTTAAGTTACAAAGTCGTCCGTTGCGGTACGAAAGCATTTACGATGTGTTCCGTTTTTCCGGGCAGGACGCATACAACATCAAATCTTATACTATCAAATTTAGAGCCGCTTGCTTTGACATATTGCACCGCGGCGCGCATGATACGCTTTTGTTTGGCGGGGGTAACAGCCGCCAAAGGGCCTCCAAACGCCTCGTAAGCGCGGGCTTTTACTTCCACAAACACAAGCGTTTGTTTATCTTGGCAAATTAAATCGATTTCCCCTTCGGGAGTGGAAAAGTTGCGTGCACGGAGCGTGTATCCTTTTTGGGATAAATAAGCGGCGGCTTGAGTTTCGGCTTCTCGGCCGATTTGGGTTGTTTTCATGGTAAAAATAAAGGAGTCAGTAAGCGCGCCACCGGGCCGAAAGAACGGCGGTGTTCTTGACAGGGGCCCAATTCCGTTAATGCTTTTAAGTGTTTGGCGGTGCCGTATCCTTTGTGTCCGGCAAATCCATAACCGGGGTACAGGGAATCTAAGAGGTTCATATAACGGTCGCGCGTTACTTTGGCAATAATGCTGGCGGCGGCAATAGAAAGGGATTTGGCATCTCCGTCCACAACGGGACATTGTTTTAGGGTAAGGCCGGCGGCGGGGTGCGGCCCGTCAATCAAGGCCACTGCTCCGGGCATATTCAAAAATTTGTAAGCCGCTCGGCGCATTGCCAAAAAAGTGGCCTGCAAGATATTTAAGCGGTCAATTTCTGCCGCAGAAGCAAAGCCGATTCCGTACAGAATACCCGAATTGGTGAGGCGTTCAAAAAGGGCTTCGCGTTTTTTTTCGGTTAATTTTTTGCTGTCATTTACATCTTCAAAAAGGGTTGCTAAAGACGGGGGAATAAAGCATGCTGCCGCCACCACCGGGCCCGCCAGCGGCCCGCGCCCGGCTTCATCTATTCCCAGCAAAAAACTGGTTTCCAAGCGCAGGGCTTCTTTTTTATCAAACTGTATAAGTTCGTTCTTCATGATAATTTATTATACCAATAATTTCAGTCGGCAAACAGCCTTAAACCGTTAGAAAATGGAACGGTACAAAATGGTGACATGGTCGTCCCCCTGGAAGTGTTTTACCGGGTGTTCCAAAAATTTATGATAGAGCCACTTTTTTTGATCCTCTTCTGAAAGTTGGTAAGGAAAATCTTGCGGTAGTTCCATGGGAATAGACAGGTTGAAATGCACCGTTTCTTCCGCTTCTAAGCCCATAATGGTGGTAATGGTAGCGGTGCGGGTTTCGTTGAGGTGAATATGCAGTTTTTCCAAATTGGAATATTCGTGTGCGGTTACACGCAACCAAATGGAGCGGTCTTGATTGTATATAGCAAGTGCTCCCAATTTGTCGTCAAAAACCATCAGTAAGGGAGAGCGTAATTTCTTTCCGTTTAACAGGTAGCGGTATAAGTTGGGCAACAAATCGGCCGGCCCGTCATAGCGATATACGGGGTAGGTCTTTTGCCCGGCCGGGAATTGGCTCTGTACATTTACATGGCGGATAACAGCATTTTCTGCTTGGCCCGGGTCCATTTTTCGTTCAAAGGAAAAAACCAAATCGTTGGGGGAAAAGTTGTCCGGCGCTAAGTATTTCACATCGCGCAGGTAACGCATTCTCATGCCTACCTTGGGGATATTGGGGGCAAACACGGCACGGAAATTATCGCGGTTCATGGAAAGAAAACGCATACGCTTGATGAGGGCATATTCCAAATCGCGGTTGTTGGCCTTGGATACGGTTTCGAATAATTGGCGTAAGTGAGGGGTAAGAACTCTAAAATGTTGATGATAATAGGCCAAGGCAAAAATTTCAAAAAAGTCGTGGCGGCCGTATTGGTCTTGCAAGTTCCATACTTTTTTAAGAGCCCCCAGCACATCATGTTCATCTTCTAAGATAGATTGGATTTTTTCGTATTTGTTAAAAGTAATACGCAGTTTTTTATTTTTGGCTTTTTTAACACGGGCAAAAGTTTCTTGGTATTGAGGCGTTTGCGGTAAGGAAACCGGTTTTAAGTTGGTTTGCGGCAAAGTTATGGGGGCTGTTATAGCGGCGGTTCCTAACAAAGCAACGGAAGGCGGAACCAAAACTTGTATTTGAGATATTTTAGGAATTCGGGCGGCTTTGGAGGCTTTTTTAAGAAAATGTCTGCCTTTGGGCAACTTGCCGGCTACGGCTTGTACAGGCTGGAGCACCGCCGAGGTAAAAAGAATCACACCACACAGGAAGAAAACCAGTTTTCTCATATAGTTAGCATACTAATAATGGAGGCAGAAAAACAAGGGACAAAAGACCTAGGCCCTGTTTGGGCCCCTCAAAAGGGTAAAACAAAACCCCGCGGGACTAGTAACCGCGGGGTTTTGAATCGGAGTTCGTTATCAAATGATAACTATTTCGCCTCTTCCACAGCCGGGGCCGCGGTTTCAGCGGTTTTGGCTACGGGTTTTTTGATTTCCTGCAAGCGGGCGGCTTTACCGGAGAGTTTGGTTAAGTAGTTGAGTTTGGCTCTTCTTACTTTGCCGATCTTGAGGACTTCAATGCTGTCCACGCGGGGGGAGTGGAGCGGGAAAATGCGTTCCACACCGACGCCGAACGAAATTTTGCGAACGGTGAACGTTTCGCTGATGCCGGAACCTCTGCGGGCGATTACTACGCCGTCAAAGGCTTGGATTCTTTCGTTGTCACCTTCGACAACTTTTACTTTTACTCTTACCGTATCACCGGCTTTGAAAGTCGGGATATTGGTTTTGAGATTGTGTTTAATATCGTTGATATTCATAAAACTTACTTCCTCCGAATCGTTTTCTTTTGGACCTTTTTTGGCTTTAGAGAGGCGGTTTCAAGCAAATCGGGTCTTAACTGTTTGGTTAATTGTAAAGATTGTTCGCGTTTCCACGCTTCTATTTCTTTGTGGTTTCCGTTGAGTAGCACCTGCGGAACCCTGCGGCCGCGCCATACTTCCGGGCGTGTATATTGCGGGGCTTCCAGCAAATTATCCTCAAACGACTCCGAACTCGTTACGCCTTCTTTCTTAAAAGTTCCTTTTTGAAGTCTGGTAATGGCATCTATCATAGTGCAAGCGGCGAGTTCTCCGCCTGTTAAAATGAAGTTGCCTAAAGAAACTTCCAAATCCACCTCGGGATAAATCCGTGCGTCAATTCCTTCATAATGCCCGCACACAAAAATGAGGTGGCGCTTTTTGGCTAACTTTTTTGCCAGTTCCTGGTTAAAAGTCTGCCCGCGCGGGCTGGTTAAAATGACGAACGAAGTTTTTTTGCGTAACTTGTTAATCGCCTGGTACAGCGGCTCGGCTTTCATTAACATTCCGGGCCCGCCGCCGTAAGGGCGGTCGTCGATGGTTTTGTGCTTATCCTCGGTAAACTGCCGAGGGCTCAGCGTTGCCAACTTAATTATCCCCGCTTTGCGCGCGCGCCCGACAATGCTGTGGGAAAGCGTGCTTTCAACCATTTCTTCAAACGCGGTGATAACGTCTATTTTCATTAGTCTTCCAACTTTAGGGTAACTTTTTTGTCTTGCTTGGCGGCGGCTGCATTTAACACCGTGCGAACTGCCTTGATGATGCATCCGTCTTTGCCAATGATTTTACCTTTATCAGCGGTGTCCACTTTGGTGGACAGGTAAACTTTGTTCTGCTCAATCCTTTCTTCCACAACCACATTATCCGGGGTAGAAGAAAGCGATTTCAAAAGCAGCGTTGCAAGTTCTTTCATAACGTGCCTTGCCGCGTTTATTTAGCGCTGGCTTTTTTGATCAAACTGGCTACGGTTTCAGAGGGTTTGGCACCCACTTTCATCCAATATTCCACTCTGGGCATGTCGAGTTTAACTTGTTCGGCGGCATTGGGGTTGCAGGGGTGATAGATACCCAAAACTTCTTTGGCTGCGTTGCCTACCGCGCAAGATTTTTCAATCGCTACAACTCTGTACTGCGGAAGGCTTTTTTTGCCGACTCTCTGTAATCTGATAACTACTGCCATTTATGACTCTCCTTATTATGCTTTTGCTTGTTGCAAAAGACTGATAATTAAATGTCCGGGGCCGCCTGTCTGATTTGCTTGAGGGCCAATACAGGGTCCGCGGCTTTGAAAATTGCATTTCCGGCGACTAACGCATCTGCTCCCGCGCCAATGGCTAACGGAGCCGTTTGGGCGTTAATGCCGCCGTCCACTTCCAGCCAAATTGCTTTGCCGGAACGGTTTATAATTTCGCGTACCCGGCGGATTTGTTCGGGGGATGAAGGCAAAAAGGCCTGTCCGCCAAATCCGGGATATACGCTCATCACAAGTATTAAATCTAACTTACCCAACCACGGGGTAATCAGTTCCGGGTCGGTATCGGGTTTAATGGAAAGACCCGCTTTTACACCTAAACTTTTAATTTTCTTAAAAGATTCGGCCAAATCGTCTTTTGCTTCTATGTGTACGGTTAATAAATCCGCACCCGCTTTGGCAAAAGGCTCAATAAAAAGAAGCGGTTTTTCCACCATTAAGTGTACATCTAAAGGTAAACTTGTTTTTCCGTTCAAAGAACTTACTAACGACGGGCCGAAACTTAAATTCGGTACAAAATGCCCGTCCATAATGTCCACATGCAACCAATCTGCACCCGCGTCTTCCACACGCTTTACTTCTTCACCTAAACGGAACAAGTCCGCAGACAATATGGAAGGCGCAATAGATATTTTACCATTTACAGGGGGCATTTTGGAAGGGGGTATCACAAAACCTCCCGCTCGCGGACTAAAATACCGTCTGTAAACACACGCACCGTGGCTTTGCCGGAATAAGGAATTTCCAGGTCAATTTTGGAGCCGGGTTGCTTGGTTTCGTTCAAAATTTCATTTTCACCGGTTTCATCTTCCAGCACTACGCGCACGCGGCTGGCGTTTTTGCCTTGGGGCATTTCGTAGTGCAAATGATAGGTTTTTTCGTTATCGGCAACTTCGCGGCGGCTGACAATCACTTCCACATTGGTTCCGGGGGCGATTTGTGTATCGGCCGCAGGGCGTTGTTCGGCAATAGTGCCGTTGGGGAAGACGGAATCTTTATCTTCCCGAATAATTAAATTGATATTTTGGGAACTGGCCCACAAGGTGGCAACTGCTAATTTTTTGCTCTTAAAGTTAGGTACCAATACTACACTGGACGGCGGGGCCCCGTTGGAAAGAGTTAAAGATACTTTTTCTCCCTTTTGAACCATGCTGTCGGCTTTGGGGGTTTGCGCCACGATTAAGCCTTTTTCGTAAGTAAGGGAATAGGCATTTTCTACTTTGTCCACGAGAAGACCCGCTTGGCGAACGGCCAACTGCGCGGCGCGCAAATCGGTACCTACCGTGTTGGGAACAAATACCATTTCGTCCCCTTGGCTGATCCACACGCGAATTACGCGTCCTTCGCGCACGGTGGAACCGGCGGAAGGAATTTGGCGAAGTACGGAACCGGGGGGAACATCTTGGGCGTATTCGATACCTGCTTGTTTAAGGGCCAAGTTTTGGGCGGCCAACATATCCAAGGCTTGGGTAATGGGTTTTTTGGTAATGTCGGGGACGGTAACTTCTTTGCGGGTATGTACGAGCGCACCGAACACCCAATCAATGGACACAAAAATAAGAGCCGCAAAAAAAGCCGCAATCACCCCGGCAACAATCCATTTGGTGCGGCCGGATTTTTTGGGCTTGTTTAAGAAATCATCAAAATTTTGTTGGTTATCAGTAGGCATTATTCTACGAATGCTCCGTCGTTAGATTTCACTCCGTACCCGTTTGCAAAGGCTTCTGCAGGCATGGGCTTTTTGCCTGCGGGCTGTACTTCTTTTAACCACAGGCTTCCTTCTTTACATTTTACTAAAATTCCATTTCCGCGTTCAATGTTAAGCACCGTTCCGGGCAAAGCCGAAGAGGCGGTGTTTCCCGCAGAGAGTTGGGTGGAAATTAACTGTAACAAATCGTTTTTTCCGTTTTTGGTAAACGGAATTTTCGGTTTAGGGCCGCAGGCAAGGCCGCGCACTTTATTGTGCAGTTGCGTAGCGGTTAATTCCGCCGGGCGCAAAACGGCCTCCTCCTTGGATATCATCGGCGCTAAAGTGGGTTCGCCTGTTTGGGGAACACGCGGTAAATCGCCGTTTTCGGCGCGGGTAATGGTTTCGCGTAAGGCATCAACTCCCAAAGGAATTAACTTTTCAAAAAGGGTTTTGGCATTATCTTGCGGTTCAATGGCGGTTTCTTTTTGCAAGAACAACGGGCCGTCGTCCATGCCTTCACAAATCCAAAAAGTAGAAACCCCCGTTTGGGTATAACCTTGGATAAGAGCCTGCTGCACGGGGGCGGCGCCGCGCAAATGCGGTAACAACGAAAAGTGCACATTGATTAGTCCCAATTTAGGAAGAGCCAAAAAGTTAGGGCGGAAAATTTTTCCGTAAGCCACCACAATTCCTAAATCAAAAGGAACGGCGGAAATTTGGTCAAAACTGTCTTTTAATTTTTCGGGAGACAAAACAGAAAGGCCCAATTCCAACGCACGTTTTTTAACGGGGCAGGGGGATATTTCCATGCCGCGTCCGCGCGGTTTATCGGCCTGGGTAACCACCAATTGGATATCGGTTAATTGGTGGGTAAGTTCTAAATAGGGAACGGAAATATCGGGGGTTCCAAAAAAAATTGTTTTAAGTTTTGCCATTATTTATATTTTAGCAAATTGTAAAAAATAGTATGATAATGAAAGAATACCGAGAGGGACATAAAGACATGGACGAATTAAAAAATCAATTTGAAAAAGACTACCAAGATTTCAAAACCCATATCCACACCACCCTACAGCCGGAGATGAAAAAAATATATCAGCCGCTAGATTGGAATATGATTTGTATTCTCCTCTTTATCATCATGGGGTTGGGGTGGGTGAGTTTTGCTTTTTTTGATGGAAAAGAATTGTTAAAGAATGTAGGGCTTCCTTGTGTTTTTGTAATAGTCTTTTTACTTTTTAAGTCGTCCAAAATGGGGAAGGATATAACCGATTTTTCTTGGCAAAAAATTACCGAGTATTTGGGCCTTCAACTGGTTAAAGATGATATTCATTTCCCGGAAGGAATGCACCTGGCGTGGCGGGTAGGGTTATGCGAGGTTTCCAATCATCAATCCTATCGTATGATAGGAAAACAAAACGGTGTAACGGTGCAAATTGTTCGTTTTTTTGTCCCTTTGCAGAATAGCGAGAAGTCACCTAAAGAAAAAGCGGGTTTCTTGGTAATGATGGATATGGAAAAAAACTATCCGGGCACCACGCTGTTGGTTTCGGATTCTCTATCCGCTAAGTGGAAGGGAAGTTTCGCCGGTTTGCAACGCGTGAAATTGGAATGGTTGGCCTTTGAAGAGAAATTTGATTTATTTTGCGACCAAGAGCGTGCGGTACGCAAAATTTTTACGCCGGATGTGATGACCGCTATTTATGATTTTGCTGAGAAGTTTGCCCCGGTGTCGGATTCGTTTTTTGCCTTTTCGGAAGGGAAAATATGTTTTTGTTGTGAAACATTAAGTTCTTCTTTAAGCATTTTTGAAAATACAGCCGAAAAAGAATGGGAAGAGTTGTTTGTCAGCCTGTGGTTTTTAAGCCACTTACCGGCGTTTTTGCACTACAAGTTAGTAGCCAAAGAACAAAAGTAAAATTAAAAACCCCGCTGTAAGCGGGGTTAAATTCAACGGAGAGGGAGGGATTTGCCTTCCGGTAAAATTCCTGACGGAATTTTCCTGCAGGCCGGGCTCGCGGTACTCGCCTTTGCCTAACGGCAAAACTCGTACAACGCTCCGCCTTTCAAATCCCTACGCCACACAAAGCAGTTTGTATGGCTCCAACCGTTAAAATAAAAAGGCCCCCTCGCGGGAGCCTTTAAATTCAACGGAGAGGGAGGGATTTGAACCCTCGAAACCTTGCGGTTTACAGGTTTTCGAGACCTGCTGTTTCAACCACTCACACACCTCTCCAAATTGCGCTCGGGCCGAGTGGCGAACCACTAAACGCCTATACATATTATATCAAACTTTTTTGCTTGCTGTCGCAGGATGGTCAGGCGGGGTTTTGTGTTTGCGGTTGCGTTTCCTGCGGCGTATTTAAGGACTCGATAAAAATATGAGCCGAGGGGATAAGCCAATCAAAACTGTGGTGCACACCCGTAAGCGACATAAACTTTGCCGTTCCCAAAGGGGCTTTGGCGGCTAAATCGCGACTCATAGTCCAAGGAATAGTGGCATCTTGTTGGGAATAGCCTACCAAAATAGGTGCGCGTACTTTTTGGATTAAACTTACATTGTCAAAAGTTTTGTTCCAAAGCAACGGTTTGAGAAAGAGAACGATAATCTTACGGCCGGGGGAATTGTGGTCGTGCTTACGGGCCAATACGTAGTAACCCATTTCCGTCATGTTGGTAAACGGACTTTGCAAGATAAGCGATTTGATGGGAAGTTTGGAAAATTGCGCGGCTACATGTAAGGCTGGGGTAGCCCCTAACGAAAACCCCCACAGGACAATTTGTTTCGGTAAAAGTTTTAAGTCCGTCATCATATAAGAAAACGAAGCCGCGGCATCGTCTTTCATATTTTTTTCGCTGGGTCTTCCTTTACTTTTACCAAAACCGCGGTAATCGGGCATTAAAACCCCATAGCCTTCTTTGTTTAAGTCCAGTGCGAAGTCCTGAAAATCATAGGCGTTGTGTTTTTGGCCGTGAAGAAACAGCACCGTCGGTTTGTTTTCTTTAGCGGACAGGTACAGGGCATAGAGTTTTTCGCCGTTACGGGCCGGAAAAGAAATTTCCTGAAAAGACGGTTTCAAATTATAAACTTGGCGGTTCGGCTGAAAAATAAAAAAGTCACTGGCGTGGTCTAAAAACAAAGCCCAACCGATCAGTAACAGCACAAGCACTAAAGTGGGAATATATTTTCGCATAAGAACCTCTTGCGATATAGTAGCAAAAAAGATGATTTTACGAAAGAGTTTTGTAAAAGAATTTTTTGAGGCGGCCCTTATGAGTGATAAGGCGCGGAATAGATTTTGGTATAATCGGGTATATGATAAACAAAAAAGTATTGGATAATTTTTTAGAGCATGGTTTTATAAGTAAACCCGATTACGAACGCGCTTTGTCTGTTCTTCCGCGGGAAAATCCAAAGGATTGGGCCCTTCGCCGCCTGTTAGGGGTGGGAAGCGGCCTCTTTTTAGCGGGGATCGTTTGTTTTTTTGCATACAACTGGAAAGAGATAGGGGTGTCCCTGAGGTTGGGTCTTCCGTTATTGGGAATGTTTCTCTGTGCATTAGGGGGG harbors:
- a CDS encoding DUF3137 domain-containing protein produces the protein MIMKEYREGHKDMDELKNQFEKDYQDFKTHIHTTLQPEMKKIYQPLDWNMICILLFIIMGLGWVSFAFFDGKELLKNVGLPCVFVIVFLLFKSSKMGKDITDFSWQKITEYLGLQLVKDDIHFPEGMHLAWRVGLCEVSNHQSYRMIGKQNGVTVQIVRFFVPLQNSEKSPKEKAGFLVMMDMEKNYPGTTLLVSDSLSAKWKGSFAGLQRVKLEWLAFEEKFDLFCDQERAVRKIFTPDVMTAIYDFAEKFAPVSDSFFAFSEGKICFCCETLSSSLSIFENTAEKEWEELFVSLWFLSHLPAFLHYKLVAKEQK
- a CDS encoding alpha/beta hydrolase, with the protein product MRKYIPTLVLVLLLIGWALFLDHASDFFIFQPNRQVYNLKPSFQEISFPARNGEKLYALYLSAKENKPTVLFLHGQKHNAYDFQDFALDLNKEGYGVLMPDYRGFGKSKGRPSEKNMKDDAAASFSYMMTDLKLLPKQIVLWGFSLGATPALHVAAQFSKLPIKSLILQSPFTNMTEMGYYVLARKHDHNSPGRKIIVLFLKPLLWNKTFDNVSLIQKVRAPILVGYSQQDATIPWTMSRDLAAKAPLGTAKFMSLTGVHHSFDWLIPSAHIFIESLNTPQETQPQTQNPA
- a CDS encoding methionyl-tRNA formyltransferase — translated: MAKLKTIFFGTPDISVPYLELTHQLTDIQLVVTQADKPRGRGMEISPCPVKKRALELGLSVLSPEKLKDSFDQISAVPFDLGIVVAYGKIFRPNFLALPKLGLINVHFSLLPHLRGAAPVQQALIQGYTQTGVSTFWICEGMDDGPLFLQKETAIEPQDNAKTLFEKLIPLGVDALRETITRAENGDLPRVPQTGEPTLAPMISKEEAVLRPAELTATQLHNKVRGLACGPKPKIPFTKNGKNDLLQLISTQLSAGNTASSALPGTVLNIERGNGILVKCKEGSLWLKEVQPAGKKPMPAEAFANGYGVKSNDGAFVE